The proteins below come from a single Salvelinus fontinalis isolate EN_2023a chromosome 1, ASM2944872v1, whole genome shotgun sequence genomic window:
- the prr18 gene encoding proline-rich protein 18, with translation MPFPPINLHQRISSPGREVFRKKKQTEEKDSEKEKISRSWTTANLRNLGRKPQQQKPKLPIQETDGLKSSWLTLPKQSQDWCESVPLYSSAESPTHRDRGKQSSRSSIGKDEAGEERKIQFSLSLTPEAILVIQKRSLEKQMLAKQQKGCVSVDFRHRRVFPSKRTQGGSKSSTIPVANLEHAEDITTIVKISLLNDQYKYDDVEYEEEDGDVDETVVRKCKEWLKGVESAAAFGKVDKLSTLPHLKSC, from the coding sequence ATGCCTTTTCCGCCGATAAATCTCCATCAACGAATCTCTTCTCCCGGGAGAGAGGTGTTCAGGAAAAAGAAACAGACGGAGGAAAAAGACTCGGAGAAGGAAAAGATCTCGAGGTCTTGGACTACTGCCAATCTGAGGAATTTGGGGCGAAAACCCCAACAACAGAAACCCAAACTCCCGATTCAGGAGACAGACGGTTTAAAGAGCTCCTGGCTAACTTTACCCAAACAATCTCAAGACTGGTGCGAGAGCGTCCCGCTTTACAGTTCTGCGGAATCCCCCACGCATCGGGACAGGGGCAAGCAGTCCTCGCGGAGTTCCATAGGAAAGGACGAGGCAGGAGAAGAAAGGAAGATTCAATTCTCTCTGAGCCTCACACCGGAGGCCATTCTCGTTATTCAGAAACGCAGCTTAGAAAAACAGATGCTAGCCAAACAGCAGAAGGGTTGTGTGTCCGTAGACTTTCGGCACAGGCGAGTCTTTCCATCCAAACGGACTCAAGGTGGTTCCAAAAGCTCGACCATTCCAGTCGCCAATCTGGAACACGCAGAGGACATTACAACCATCGTCAAAATATCTTTACTAAATGATCAGTATAAATACGATGACGTGGAATATGAAGAAGAAGACGGCGATGTGGACGAGACGGTGGTGAGGAAATGCAAAGAATGGCTGAAAGGAGTGGAAAGCGCCGCTGCTTTTGGGAAAGTGGACAAACTATCTACCCTTCCTCACCTAAAAAGCTGCTGA